In a genomic window of Curtobacterium flaccumfaciens pv. betae:
- a CDS encoding ABC transporter substrate-binding protein, which yields MTNQLTRRTLFAGGASALALGALAACSSPGRRTTNRSGARTVSYWLWDANQQPAYQAVADAFHRANPDITVKITQLGWNDYWTKLTAGFIAGTAPDVFTDHLTKFPQYADLDVLYKLDELDATKGIRDDDYQSGLAELWKGQDGHRYGSPKDWDTVAMFYDKKAMAKAGVSAEELGSLAWNPDDGGTFERMLARLTVDSKGRRGDEDGFDKDDVAVYGISSNGSGGDGFGQTQWSPFTGSVDWFYTNENPWGDKFRYDERIVQDTLAWYYRLAEKGYMAKYGVFSTTTGPEVQLGAGKCALSFNGSWMIGSYLGMEDLDVAVAPTPIGPSGHRASMFNGLGDSITKQAKDPEAAAKWVAFLGSDEAQRIVGESGIVFPARPAGTEAAVASFRKRGLDVSAFTRQVEEDTTFLFPVTKNPADVQALLQPAFDDVYANGKPISTLTGVNEQVNNLLALT from the coding sequence ATGACGAACCAACTGACCCGCCGCACGCTCTTCGCCGGCGGCGCCTCTGCACTGGCCCTCGGCGCGCTCGCCGCCTGCTCGTCGCCCGGTCGCCGCACGACGAACCGGTCGGGTGCGCGCACCGTGAGCTACTGGCTCTGGGACGCCAACCAGCAGCCTGCGTACCAGGCCGTCGCCGACGCGTTCCACCGCGCGAACCCGGACATCACCGTGAAGATCACCCAGCTCGGGTGGAACGACTACTGGACCAAGCTCACCGCGGGCTTCATCGCCGGCACCGCGCCCGACGTCTTCACCGACCACCTGACGAAGTTCCCGCAGTACGCCGACCTCGATGTGCTCTACAAGCTCGACGAACTCGACGCCACGAAGGGCATCCGTGACGACGACTACCAGTCCGGGCTCGCCGAACTGTGGAAGGGCCAGGACGGCCACCGCTACGGCTCCCCGAAGGACTGGGACACCGTCGCGATGTTCTACGACAAGAAGGCGATGGCGAAGGCCGGGGTCTCCGCCGAGGAACTCGGGTCGCTCGCGTGGAACCCGGACGACGGCGGCACGTTCGAGCGGATGCTCGCGCGGCTGACGGTGGACTCGAAGGGCCGACGCGGCGACGAGGACGGCTTCGACAAGGACGACGTCGCCGTCTACGGCATCTCGTCGAACGGCTCCGGCGGCGACGGCTTCGGACAGACCCAGTGGTCGCCGTTCACCGGATCGGTCGACTGGTTCTACACGAACGAGAACCCCTGGGGCGACAAGTTCCGCTACGACGAGCGGATCGTGCAGGACACGCTCGCCTGGTACTACCGGCTGGCCGAGAAGGGCTACATGGCGAAGTACGGGGTGTTCTCGACCACGACCGGGCCCGAGGTCCAGCTCGGCGCCGGCAAGTGCGCGCTGTCCTTCAACGGCTCGTGGATGATCGGCTCGTACCTCGGCATGGAGGACCTCGACGTCGCGGTCGCCCCGACCCCGATCGGCCCGTCGGGCCACCGTGCGTCGATGTTCAACGGGCTCGGCGACTCGATCACGAAGCAGGCGAAGGACCCCGAGGCCGCGGCGAAGTGGGTGGCGTTCCTGGGCAGCGACGAGGCGCAGCGGATCGTCGGTGAGAGCGGGATCGTGTTCCCCGCTCGTCCCGCGGGCACCGAGGCCGCGGTGGCGTCGTTCCGGAAGCGCGGGCTCGACGTCTCGGCGTTCACCCGGCAGGTCGAGGAGGACACCACGTTCCTGTTCCCGGTCACGAAGAACCCCGCCGACGTGCAGGCCCTGCTGCAGCCCGCCTTCGACGACGTCTACGCGAACGGCAAGCCGATCTCGACGCTGACCGGGGTCAACGAACAGGTCAACAACCTGCTCGCCCTCACCTGA
- a CDS encoding BLUF domain-containing protein has protein sequence MTSLTSLVYMSVAVDDLTDDQLVAMLREARLRNHALGVSGLLLAKGGRFMQVLEGPVWSVEDRFAAIERDPRHTGVKSLSRESISTRRFDGWAMAFGSPTGDELRDEPGFSTFLSDRTGLPTGVAGTPADWLLRWFRGRDLQDLPEERITLGRHAA, from the coding sequence ATGACTTCGCTCACCTCCCTCGTCTACATGTCCGTCGCCGTCGACGACCTGACCGACGACCAGCTGGTCGCCATGCTGCGCGAGGCGCGGCTCCGCAACCACGCGCTCGGCGTCTCCGGGCTCCTGCTCGCCAAGGGCGGCCGCTTCATGCAGGTGCTCGAGGGTCCGGTCTGGAGCGTCGAGGACCGCTTCGCCGCGATCGAGCGCGATCCGCGGCACACCGGCGTGAAGTCGCTGTCGCGTGAGTCCATCAGCACGCGTCGGTTCGACGGCTGGGCGATGGCGTTCGGCAGCCCGACCGGGGACGAGCTCCGTGACGAGCCCGGGTTCAGCACCTTCCTCAGCGACCGCACCGGTCTGCCGACCGGGGTGGCGGGCACGCCCGCCGACTGGCTGCTCCGCTGGTTCCGTGGCCGCGACCTGCAGGACCTGCCCGAGGAGCGCATCACGCTCGGCCGGCACGCGGCCTGA
- a CDS encoding LacI family DNA-binding transcriptional regulator — translation MTVPTNPRAVTRADVARYAGVSTSVVSYVVHDGPRPVAAATAARVREAIRVLGYRPNASAQALRTGSSKMLGLIVPELDNPFWSELAVAVTHAAAARGNDVLLANSDGDAAQERERLRSLSARQVDGIIVTSIMTHPDLSTVTDPGLPMVLLNTFFEVPEYASIGVDALRGALDGTQHLVEHGYRSIGLVMGHTGSMELREQGWMRALRQAGLPDGPIVRTDFTRRGGYEAGLRMFADETGPRAVFVSSDMQAIGVMRALWELGLRVPEDVAIVSFDGAAEADYTNPQLTTVRQPIETMAVAAVDRVLGLDADNQWHRDLVPAELVLGASCGCDVRR, via the coding sequence GTGACCGTCCCGACGAACCCCAGGGCGGTCACCCGTGCGGACGTCGCCCGCTACGCCGGGGTCAGCACCTCCGTCGTCAGCTACGTCGTGCACGACGGACCGCGCCCCGTCGCCGCCGCCACCGCCGCCCGGGTGCGCGAGGCCATCCGGGTCCTCGGCTACCGCCCGAACGCGAGCGCCCAGGCCCTGCGCACCGGCTCGTCGAAGATGCTCGGCCTGATCGTGCCCGAACTCGACAACCCGTTCTGGTCCGAGCTCGCCGTCGCCGTCACCCACGCCGCCGCTGCACGCGGCAACGACGTCCTGCTCGCCAACAGCGACGGCGACGCCGCCCAGGAACGCGAACGGCTCCGCAGCCTGTCCGCCCGCCAGGTCGACGGCATCATCGTGACGAGCATCATGACCCACCCGGACCTGTCGACCGTCACCGACCCCGGTCTGCCGATGGTCCTGCTCAACACGTTCTTCGAGGTCCCCGAGTACGCCAGCATCGGCGTCGACGCCCTGCGCGGCGCCCTCGACGGCACGCAGCACCTGGTCGAGCACGGCTACCGCTCGATCGGCCTCGTGATGGGGCACACCGGCTCGATGGAGCTCCGCGAGCAGGGCTGGATGCGCGCCCTGCGCCAGGCCGGCCTGCCCGACGGGCCCATCGTCCGCACCGACTTCACCCGGCGCGGAGGCTACGAAGCCGGCCTCCGCATGTTCGCCGACGAGACCGGCCCCCGAGCCGTCTTCGTCAGCTCCGACATGCAGGCGATCGGCGTCATGCGCGCACTGTGGGAACTCGGTCTGCGCGTCCCCGAGGACGTCGCGATCGTGTCGTTCGACGGTGCGGCCGAGGCGGACTACACGAACCCGCAGCTCACCACGGTCCGGCAGCCGATCGAGACGATGGCGGTCGCCGCGGTCGACCGCGTGCTCGGCCTCGACGCCGACAACCAGTGGCACCGCGACCTGGTCCCCGCCGAGCTGGTCCTCGGCGCGAGCTGCGGGTGCGACGTGCGTCGCTGA
- a CDS encoding ScbR family autoregulator-binding transcription factor, which translates to MERREQILVAAAEEFDRVGFAGATIAGIARTAGVSQGTLHFHFPTKLALALGVIGEQNARTFDVVSHTDSSPVAALIGASHGIADLLRTDPIVRAGIRLSLERGEFQTATLSFYEQWIGGIVDVFRLAIASGELRTDLTAEQLGSTVVPYFTGVQLVSDVRTRRTDLMPAVATMWRVVIAATADPKHRDRLLAVVEDAFGTD; encoded by the coding sequence GTGGAACGACGTGAGCAGATCCTGGTGGCCGCGGCGGAGGAGTTCGACCGCGTCGGCTTCGCCGGCGCGACGATCGCGGGCATCGCCCGCACGGCGGGCGTCTCGCAGGGCACGCTGCACTTCCACTTCCCGACGAAGCTCGCCCTGGCGCTCGGCGTCATCGGCGAGCAGAACGCCCGCACCTTCGACGTCGTCAGCCACACCGACAGCTCGCCGGTCGCCGCCCTGATCGGAGCGTCGCACGGCATCGCCGACCTGCTCCGGACCGACCCGATCGTGCGGGCGGGCATCCGGCTGTCGCTGGAGCGTGGCGAGTTCCAGACCGCGACGCTGAGCTTCTACGAGCAGTGGATCGGCGGGATCGTCGACGTGTTCCGGTTGGCGATCGCGAGCGGGGAACTCCGGACGGACCTGACCGCGGAGCAGCTCGGCTCGACGGTGGTGCCCTACTTCACCGGCGTGCAGCTCGTGTCCGACGTCCGGACGCGGCGCACCGACCTGATGCCGGCGGTGGCGACGATGTGGCGCGTGGTGATCGCGGCGACGGCGGACCCGAAGCACCGCGACCGGCTGCTCGCCGTCGTCGAGGACGCGTTCGGCACCGATTGA
- a CDS encoding GNAT family N-acetyltransferase, with product MDTRLRPLRLDDAAVLAAVITENADHLRPWEPARAPSYYTESGQRDVITQALAAQRAGNAVPFVIESTDGEILGRITLSGVTRGALQSCAMGYWIRADRTRQGHASRAVRAAADHAFDVLRLHRVQAETLPENVGSQRALESAGFTRYGFAPEYIKIDGVWRDHVMFQLLAPTPAP from the coding sequence ATGGACACACGGTTGCGCCCACTCCGCCTCGACGACGCGGCCGTCCTGGCTGCGGTCATCACCGAGAACGCCGACCACCTGCGACCGTGGGAACCGGCACGAGCGCCGTCGTACTACACGGAGTCCGGGCAGCGGGACGTCATCACGCAGGCCCTCGCCGCGCAGCGGGCCGGCAACGCGGTGCCGTTCGTCATCGAGTCGACCGACGGGGAAATCCTCGGTCGGATCACGCTGAGCGGCGTCACGCGCGGCGCCCTGCAGTCGTGCGCGATGGGGTACTGGATCCGCGCCGATCGCACGCGCCAGGGTCACGCGTCCCGCGCTGTCCGCGCGGCCGCCGATCACGCGTTCGACGTGCTCCGGCTCCATCGCGTGCAGGCCGAGACCCTGCCCGAGAACGTCGGCTCGCAGCGCGCGCTCGAGTCGGCGGGCTTCACCCGCTACGGCTTCGCGCCGGAGTACATCAAGATCGACGGGGTCTGGCGCGACCACGTCATGTTCCAGCTCCTCGCGCCGACGCCGGCCCCGTGA
- a CDS encoding winged helix-turn-helix transcriptional regulator, with translation MLGILGGDERCPIARSLDVLGEKWTLMIVRDAVGGSTRFSQFQQSLGVPREVLTARLASLVDGGVLERTTYKPEGARAREEYVLTDAGRDLSLVLLALGGWADRHRPSERASDLRFVDAETGEAVEAAAVTVDAQQRIPTARLRAVMEPAS, from the coding sequence ATGCTCGGCATCCTCGGCGGCGACGAGCGCTGCCCCATCGCACGCTCCCTCGACGTCCTCGGCGAGAAGTGGACGCTCATGATCGTTCGCGACGCCGTCGGCGGCTCGACCCGCTTCAGTCAGTTCCAGCAGAGCCTCGGCGTCCCGCGCGAGGTCCTGACCGCACGGCTGGCCTCACTCGTCGACGGGGGAGTGCTCGAGCGCACGACCTACAAGCCCGAGGGGGCACGTGCCCGCGAGGAGTACGTCCTGACCGACGCCGGCCGCGACCTGTCGCTCGTGCTGCTCGCTCTCGGCGGCTGGGCCGACCGGCACCGCCCGTCCGAGCGGGCGTCGGACCTGCGCTTCGTCGACGCCGAGACCGGCGAGGCGGTCGAGGCCGCCGCCGTGACGGTGGATGCGCAGCAGCGCATCCCGACCGCGCGCCTCCGCGCCGTCATGGAGCCGGCGTCCTGA
- a CDS encoding carbohydrate ABC transporter permease: protein MATESPVSSPLTTASTRRRSRSADLARARTTAPRRRPRNDLWLALVFIAPAAVGFAVFLAWPTVRGIYLSFTSYNLLTEPEFTGLQNYARLVQDSIFWHSMVVTVEYVLINIVIQTVVALFIAVMMHRLTKSTFVRGIVLAPYLVSNVVAALVWLWILDTQLGIGNEMLAALGLDRIPFLQSDVWGIPSIALINVWRHVGYTALLIFAGLQSLPETVYEAGRIDGASEWKMFWRITVPLLRPILSLVLIITVIGSFQVFDTVAVTTQGGPANATNVVQNYIYNLAFGRFQFGYASAVSVALLIVLSIITIIQYRLTRSGESDLD, encoded by the coding sequence ATGGCAACCGAGAGCCCTGTGTCGTCACCCTTGACGACCGCCAGCACGAGACGGAGGAGTCGGTCCGCCGACCTCGCCCGTGCCCGCACCACCGCACCACGGCGCCGCCCCAGGAACGACCTGTGGCTCGCGCTCGTCTTCATCGCCCCGGCAGCCGTCGGGTTCGCGGTGTTCCTCGCCTGGCCGACCGTGCGGGGCATCTACCTGAGCTTCACCTCGTACAACCTGCTCACCGAGCCCGAGTTCACCGGCCTGCAGAACTACGCCCGCCTGGTGCAGGACTCGATCTTCTGGCACTCGATGGTGGTGACCGTCGAGTACGTGCTCATCAACATCGTCATCCAGACCGTCGTCGCCCTGTTCATCGCCGTGATGATGCACCGCCTGACCAAGTCGACCTTCGTGCGCGGCATCGTGCTCGCGCCGTACCTGGTGTCGAACGTCGTCGCCGCCCTCGTCTGGCTCTGGATCCTCGACACCCAGCTCGGCATCGGCAACGAGATGCTCGCCGCACTCGGGCTCGATCGCATCCCGTTCCTGCAGAGCGACGTCTGGGGCATCCCCTCGATCGCGCTCATCAACGTCTGGCGGCACGTCGGCTACACGGCGCTGCTCATCTTCGCCGGCCTGCAGTCGCTGCCCGAGACCGTGTACGAGGCCGGACGTATCGACGGTGCGAGCGAGTGGAAGATGTTCTGGCGCATCACGGTGCCGCTGCTCCGCCCGATCCTGTCCCTGGTGCTGATCATCACCGTGATCGGGTCGTTCCAGGTGTTCGACACCGTCGCCGTCACCACGCAGGGCGGCCCCGCGAACGCCACGAACGTCGTGCAGAACTACATCTACAACCTGGCGTTCGGCCGGTTCCAGTTCGGCTACGCGTCCGCGGTCTCGGTCGCGCTCCTCATCGTCCTCAGCATCATCACGATCATCCAGTACCGACTCACCCGCTCGGGTGAGTCCGACCTGGACTGA
- a CDS encoding GrpB family protein, whose translation MIEVVEYRPAWPERFRQLHGAYAAALEDADVPFRSIEHVGSTSVPGLAAKPVLDVDVVVDAADVPATVAAMATIGFEPRGELGVPDRQAFRAPERFTPTNTYVVTIGSLALRNHLAVRDVLRADPALRDEYAAVKRRAATEAEDIDDYIERKSDVLSRILHAGGLSDDERAAITATNRRITDRGAGG comes from the coding sequence GTGATCGAGGTCGTCGAGTACCGGCCGGCCTGGCCCGAGCGGTTCCGGCAGCTGCATGGCGCGTACGCCGCCGCACTCGAAGACGCCGACGTGCCGTTCCGGAGCATCGAGCACGTGGGCAGCACCTCCGTGCCGGGCCTGGCGGCGAAGCCCGTGCTCGACGTCGACGTCGTGGTGGACGCAGCCGACGTGCCGGCTACGGTGGCGGCGATGGCGACGATCGGGTTCGAGCCGCGCGGTGAACTCGGCGTCCCGGACAGGCAGGCGTTCCGGGCTCCGGAGCGTTTCACCCCGACGAACACCTACGTCGTCACGATCGGTTCGCTCGCGCTGCGGAACCACCTGGCCGTCCGCGACGTGCTGCGTGCCGACCCGGCGCTCCGCGACGAGTACGCCGCCGTGAAACGCCGGGCAGCCACCGAGGCCGAGGACATCGACGACTACATCGAGCGGAAGAGCGACGTGCTGAGCCGGATCCTCCACGCCGGTGGCCTGTCCGACGACGAGCGCGCCGCCATCACCGCGACGAACCGTCGGATCACCGACCGCGGCGCGGGCGGCTGA
- a CDS encoding Gfo/Idh/MocA family protein produces MISVGMVGAGQFAPQFAKLFKLHPDVDRVYVTDLVGERASELVETQHLDGTFPDFDAVLASDVDAVAIFTQRWTHGPLVVKALRAGKHVYSAVPMAISVDEIRDIIQAVRETGLTYMMGETSYYNPATVFARKQVAAGAFGRVFYAEGDYVHDMDLGFYAAYQYSGGDEWKRTASYPPMLYPTHSVGGVLGAIPGHAVSVSCIGVKDDRGDGVFDKDVSQFDNDFSNATALFELDNGGVMRINEMRRVGYPSHIRESRFRYFGTEASFEQLAKTSVWQDKEDSYDISDKIDTQATMSLDDPRLADVDPSLRDAFVSGYAEVHDTDRLPAEYDGVPTGHEGSHQFLADDFVRAVVDRTLPPVNAWTAARFTLPGIIAHQSALQGGARLEVPDFGDAPETTSAATASAPTTAGSTSSATIASE; encoded by the coding sequence ATGATCTCTGTCGGAATGGTCGGCGCGGGCCAGTTCGCCCCCCAGTTCGCCAAGCTGTTCAAGCTCCACCCCGACGTCGACCGGGTCTACGTCACCGACCTCGTCGGCGAGCGCGCGTCCGAACTCGTCGAGACCCAGCACCTCGACGGCACGTTCCCGGACTTCGACGCCGTCCTCGCCTCGGACGTCGACGCCGTCGCGATCTTCACGCAGCGCTGGACCCACGGTCCGCTCGTGGTCAAGGCCCTGCGCGCCGGCAAGCACGTGTACTCCGCCGTGCCGATGGCGATCTCCGTCGACGAGATCCGCGACATCATCCAGGCGGTCCGCGAGACCGGCCTGACCTACATGATGGGCGAGACGAGCTACTACAACCCCGCGACGGTGTTCGCCCGCAAGCAGGTCGCCGCCGGTGCCTTCGGACGGGTGTTCTACGCCGAGGGTGACTACGTGCACGACATGGACCTCGGCTTCTACGCCGCGTACCAGTACAGCGGCGGCGACGAGTGGAAGCGCACCGCCAGCTACCCGCCCATGCTCTACCCGACGCACTCGGTCGGTGGGGTCCTCGGTGCCATCCCCGGGCACGCGGTCAGCGTCAGCTGCATCGGCGTGAAGGACGACCGCGGCGACGGCGTCTTCGACAAGGACGTCAGCCAGTTCGACAACGACTTCTCGAACGCCACCGCCCTGTTCGAGCTCGACAACGGCGGGGTCATGCGCATCAACGAGATGCGTCGCGTCGGCTACCCGTCGCACATCCGCGAGTCACGGTTCCGCTACTTCGGCACCGAGGCCAGCTTCGAGCAGCTCGCGAAGACCAGCGTCTGGCAGGACAAGGAGGACTCGTACGACATCAGCGACAAGATCGACACCCAGGCGACGATGTCCCTCGACGACCCGCGCCTGGCCGACGTCGACCCGTCCCTGCGCGACGCGTTCGTCTCCGGCTACGCCGAGGTGCACGACACCGACCGCCTGCCCGCCGAGTACGACGGTGTGCCGACCGGACACGAGGGCAGCCACCAGTTCCTCGCCGACGACTTCGTCCGCGCCGTCGTCGACCGGACCCTGCCGCCGGTGAACGCCTGGACCGCCGCACGCTTCACCCTGCCGGGCATCATCGCCCACCAGTCCGCGCTGCAGGGCGGCGCCCGCCTCGAGGTGCCGGACTTCGGTGACGCCCCGGAGACGACGAGCGCTGCGACGGCGAGCGCACCGACGACGGCAGGCAGCACGTCGTCGGCTACGATCGCGTCCGAGTAA
- a CDS encoding BLUF domain-containing protein produces the protein MLVSIVYMSRAVVPFDDQAMAVLLAESRLRNEALGVSGLLLAKGGRFMQLLEGPAWSVQDRYDVIAKDRRHGEVKSLVREDIERRRFDGWSMAYRALDDSDIRSEAGFSPFLSGTMDFPRSFDRTSAAWLLKWFRDRELHDL, from the coding sequence GTGCTCGTCTCCATCGTCTACATGAGCCGTGCCGTCGTCCCCTTCGACGACCAGGCCATGGCGGTGCTGCTCGCGGAGTCACGGCTGCGCAACGAAGCGCTCGGGGTCTCCGGGCTCCTGCTCGCGAAGGGCGGCCGGTTCATGCAGCTGCTCGAGGGGCCGGCGTGGAGCGTGCAAGACCGGTACGACGTGATCGCGAAGGACCGCCGTCACGGTGAGGTGAAGTCACTCGTGCGCGAGGACATCGAGCGCCGACGGTTCGACGGCTGGTCGATGGCCTACCGCGCGCTCGACGACTCGGACATCCGGTCCGAAGCGGGCTTCAGTCCCTTCCTGTCGGGCACGATGGACTTCCCGCGCTCGTTCGACCGGACCAGTGCTGCCTGGCTGCTGAAGTGGTTCCGCGACCGCGAGCTGCACGACCTCTGA
- a CDS encoding carbohydrate ABC transporter permease → MTTTLTRSVTTSRPPRMGAGHRRRPSLGRVLAWVAMILVIVVTLFPFYWILRTALSSNTAINSDPTSLLPVGFSLGGFERVFGLQSTEEALAQGGSGAALDFWRYLLNSILVSTLVTVGQVFFSAAAAYAFARLRWPGRDKVFGVFLAGLMVPAIFTLLPNFTLIKQLGLVDNLLGIALPTMFMTPFAVFFLRQFFLGISKEVEEAALIDGAGKVRVFFRLVIPMAAAPIATLAVLTYITSWNDYFWPLMVSYTDSSRVLTVALGVFKSQTPQSGTDWAGLMAATLVAALPMILLFGVFAKRIVNSIGFSGIK, encoded by the coding sequence ATGACCACGACACTCACCCGTTCCGTCACCACGTCCCGCCCGCCGCGGATGGGGGCCGGCCACCGTCGTCGCCCGTCGCTCGGCCGCGTGCTCGCCTGGGTCGCGATGATCCTCGTCATCGTCGTCACCCTGTTCCCGTTCTACTGGATCCTGCGCACCGCGCTGTCGTCGAACACCGCGATCAACTCCGACCCCACCTCGCTGCTGCCCGTCGGGTTCAGCCTGGGCGGGTTCGAGCGGGTCTTCGGCCTGCAGTCCACCGAAGAGGCGTTGGCCCAGGGCGGGTCCGGCGCCGCGCTGGACTTCTGGCGGTACTTGCTCAACTCGATCCTGGTTTCGACGCTCGTCACCGTCGGCCAGGTGTTCTTCTCAGCAGCGGCCGCCTACGCCTTCGCCCGGCTGCGCTGGCCCGGTCGCGACAAGGTGTTCGGGGTGTTCCTGGCCGGCCTGATGGTCCCCGCGATCTTCACGCTGCTGCCGAACTTCACGCTCATCAAGCAGCTCGGGCTCGTCGACAACCTGCTCGGCATCGCCCTGCCGACGATGTTCATGACCCCGTTCGCAGTGTTCTTCCTGCGGCAGTTCTTCCTCGGCATCTCGAAGGAGGTCGAAGAGGCGGCGCTCATCGACGGCGCCGGCAAGGTCCGCGTGTTCTTCCGGCTCGTCATCCCGATGGCGGCGGCCCCGATCGCCACCCTCGCCGTGCTGACGTACATCACGAGCTGGAACGACTACTTCTGGCCGCTCATGGTGTCGTACACCGACAGCTCGCGGGTGCTGACCGTCGCGCTCGGCGTCTTCAAGTCGCAGACCCCGCAGTCCGGCACCGACTGGGCCGGGCTCATGGCCGCGACCCTGGTGGCGGCGCTCCCGATGATCCTGCTGTTCGGCGTCTTCGCCAAGCGGATCGTCAACTCCATCGGCTTCTCCGGGATCAAGTGA
- a CDS encoding HAD family hydrolase, which produces MSTQGRFVDGTSQGAGSDAPARTKRWLVALDIDGTTMREDGVITEAVVAAVRDAEAAGHEVMLSTGRSEGMTVPLLETLGIRPKYLVCANGALILARRADGSYVREHVERFDPSEVLQTIHGALENAAFGVEDETGHFLLSGNFPDDTMTVEGEHVPFEQLLGVEATRVVVISPGHDTEDFLQIVEQMGLHKVSYSVGWTSWLDIAPEGVTKATAMERVREWLDIPRSRVFAAGDGRNDIDMLRWASTSGRGVVMGQAPDDVVDAGNELTGGITDDGLAAALDSLPR; this is translated from the coding sequence ATGAGCACCCAGGGACGGTTCGTGGACGGCACCTCGCAGGGCGCGGGCAGCGACGCGCCCGCCCGCACCAAGCGCTGGCTGGTCGCGCTCGACATCGACGGCACCACCATGCGTGAGGACGGTGTCATCACCGAGGCAGTCGTCGCCGCCGTCCGTGACGCCGAGGCCGCCGGCCACGAGGTCATGCTCTCGACCGGCCGCAGCGAGGGCATGACCGTGCCCCTGCTCGAGACCCTCGGCATCCGGCCGAAGTACCTGGTGTGCGCGAACGGTGCGCTCATCCTGGCCCGCCGCGCCGACGGCTCCTACGTGCGCGAACACGTCGAGCGGTTCGACCCGTCCGAGGTGCTGCAGACCATCCACGGCGCGCTCGAGAACGCGGCGTTCGGCGTCGAGGACGAGACCGGTCACTTCCTGCTGTCCGGCAACTTCCCCGACGACACCATGACCGTCGAGGGCGAGCACGTGCCGTTCGAGCAGCTGCTCGGCGTCGAGGCCACCCGCGTCGTCGTCATCTCGCCCGGCCACGACACCGAGGACTTCCTGCAGATCGTCGAGCAGATGGGCCTGCACAAGGTCTCGTACTCCGTCGGCTGGACGTCGTGGCTCGACATCGCTCCCGAGGGCGTGACGAAGGCCACCGCGATGGAGCGCGTGCGCGAGTGGCTCGACATCCCGCGGTCCCGAGTCTTCGCTGCGGGTGACGGCCGCAACGACATCGACATGCTCCGCTGGGCCTCGACCTCCGGTCGCGGCGTCGTCATGGGCCAGGCTCCCGACGACGTCGTCGACGCCGGCAACGAGCTCACCGGCGGCATCACCGACGACGGCCTGGCAGCGGCGCTCGACTCCCTGCCCCGTTAG
- a CDS encoding SDR family oxidoreductase: MTDLTNAVVLVTGANGGLGAEFVRQALERGATKVYATARNPRTWDDERIVPLGLDVTSQESVDAAARAAADVTIVVNNAGIAGSDPLVDVSVEEVERIFATNVFGALRVAKAFAPSIANGALVDVHSALSWVALAGAYSASKAAFWSITNSLRLELAPQGTQVVGAHLGYTDTGMIADLDVEKSDPADIVRSIWDAVEAGEHEVLADQVSRDVRAGLSAPLTALYPMLTSA, from the coding sequence ATGACCGACCTCACCAACGCCGTCGTCCTCGTCACCGGAGCGAACGGCGGCCTCGGCGCCGAGTTCGTCCGCCAGGCCCTGGAGCGTGGCGCCACCAAGGTCTACGCGACCGCCCGCAACCCGCGCACCTGGGACGACGAGCGCATCGTCCCGCTCGGCCTCGACGTCACGAGCCAGGAGAGCGTCGACGCCGCGGCCCGCGCCGCAGCCGACGTGACCATCGTCGTGAACAACGCCGGGATCGCCGGCTCCGACCCGCTCGTCGACGTCTCCGTCGAGGAGGTCGAGCGCATCTTCGCCACCAACGTCTTCGGTGCACTCCGCGTCGCCAAGGCGTTCGCCCCCTCGATCGCCAACGGCGCACTGGTCGACGTCCACTCCGCCCTGAGCTGGGTCGCCCTCGCCGGCGCGTACTCGGCGTCGAAGGCCGCGTTCTGGTCGATCACGAACTCCCTGCGCCTCGAGCTCGCACCCCAGGGCACCCAGGTCGTCGGCGCCCACCTCGGCTACACCGACACCGGCATGATCGCCGATCTCGACGTCGAGAAGTCCGACCCCGCCGACATCGTCCGGTCGATCTGGGACGCGGTCGAGGCCGGCGAGCACGAGGTCCTCGCCGACCAGGTCAGCCGCGACGTCCGTGCCGGCCTGAGCGCCCCGCTCACCGCGCTCTACCCGATGCTCACCAGCGCCTGA